Proteins from a genomic interval of Neodiprion lecontei isolate iyNeoLeco1 chromosome 2, iyNeoLeco1.1, whole genome shotgun sequence:
- the LOC107225005 gene encoding prohormone-3 — MKSYTGVALVLVACSIMQIGEVHGWGGLFNRFSPEMLANLGYGGHGGHRGGQPAFMQRLGGVDVYGDLVEDELEEPCYGKRCTANEHCCPGSVCVDVDGVIGSCLFAYGLKQGELCRRDNDCETGLMCAEVAGETRSCQPPVTSNKQYSEECNMSGECDISRGLCCQLQRRHRQAPRKVCSYFKDPLVCIGPVASDQVKSIVQYTSGEKRITGQGNRIFKRAPAA, encoded by the exons ATGAAGTCCTATACTGGTGTGGCTTTGGTCCTTGTGGCTTGCTCTATCATGCAAATAGGAGAAGTCCATGGCTGGGGCGGTCTCTTTAATCGTTTCAGTCCGGAGATGTTGGCTAATCTTGGCTACGGGGGTCACGGAGGCCACCGCGGCGGTCAGCCCGCTTTTATGCAG AGACTCGGAGGCGTTGACGTATACGGAGATTTGGTCGAGGACGAGCTGGAAGAACCCTGTTACGGGAAACGGTGTACGGCCAATGAACACTGTTGCCCAGGATCTGTGTGCGTCGACGTGGACGGAG TTATCGGATCTTGCCTGTTCGCCTATGGACTAAAACAGGGCGAGTTATGCCGAAGAGACAACGATTGCGAAACCGGGCTGATGTGCGCCGAAGTGGCTGGTGAAACTCGTTCTTGTCAACCTCCGGTTACCTCAAACAAGCAATACA GCGAAGAATGCAACATGTCCGGGGAATGTGACATTAGTCGTGGACTCTGTTGCCAGCTGCAAAGGCGTCATAGACAGGCCCCGAGAAAG GTCTGTTCATACTTCAAGGACCCCCTAGTCTGCATCGGACCAGTGGCCAGTGACCAGGTGAAGTCCATTGTCCAGTACACTTCAGGAGAAAAACGAATTACTGGTCAAGGGAATCGCATCTTCAAAAGGGCACCGGCTGCTTAA
- the LOC107224643 gene encoding survival of motor neuron-related-splicing factor 30, which yields MDDLQNYKLQLQQVEAALTTDPNNEELLKLKIDLEEVIELTHDLVRSQQQEKRQANGMDAKDPILLAVLANKWKIGDQCMAPWSEDGKYYEATIDTISEDGTVNITFNEYKNTDVTMLDQLKSVAKRPASDWADQKSKKMQAAAIAGSDPNKQREYLKKKKQKKLQRFKELEEERESEKNKWLAFTTKSSKKGVVKKSIFATPENVNGRVGIGTCGVSGREMTKFSNGEKWRRGT from the exons ATGGATGATTTACAGAATTATAAGCTTCAACTGCAACAG GTTGAAGCCGCACTGACCACAGACCCAAACAATGAAGAATTGTTGAAACTGAAGATAGACTTAGAGGAAGTCATAGAGTTGACTCATGATCTGGTACGATCGCAGCAACAAGAAAAACGGCAGGCAAATGGAATGGATGCGAAGGATCCGATCCTCCTAGCTGTCTTAGCAAACAAATGGAAAATTGGGGATCAGTGCATGGCTCCGTGGAGCGAAGATGGCAA ATATTATGAAGCAACAATAGACACAATCAGTGAAGATGGTACAGTCAACATTACTTTCAATGAATACAAAAATACCGATGTCACTATGCTTGACCAACTTAAGTCTGTTGCTAAAAGGCCAGCTTCGGACTGGGCAGATCAAAAGTCGAA gAAGATGCAAGCAGCAGCGATCGCTGGTTCAGATCCTAACAAGCAACGCGAGtatttgaagaagaaaaagcaaaagaaGCTTCAAAGGTTCAAGGAGCTTGAGGAGGAGCGTGAATCGGAGAAAAACAAGTGGCTGGCTTTCACAACTAAG TCCAGTAAGAAGGGGGTTGTGAAGAAGAGTATATTTGCGACACCGGAAAATGTCAATGGTAGGGTAGGCATTGGAACTTGTGGAGTCAGTGGTCGTGAAATGACCAAGTTCAGCAATGGAGAAAAATGGCGCCGAGGTACATAA
- the LOC107223934 gene encoding uncharacterized protein LOC107223934 gives MHFSSTSSFAVVAIFACIGTLQIEASPSPIRYVTPKPGIDYRIRVVTPNPRIRYLRSVDEEGLLENPIEEKDLTRHSGAFLPIEEYSHFAQPSDEDVPETDITVEHAISKRSPERVVINYRPPPANGPRYARSANAEEAEEFMVAYEDEE, from the exons ATGCATTTCTCATCGACAAGTTCTTTCGCCGTTGTGGCGATCTTCGCCTGCATTGGAACTCTGCAGATTGAGGCTTCGCCGAGTCCCATTCGGTACGTAACACCAAAACCAGGAATTGACTACAGGATTCGTGTAGTGACGCCAAATCCCAGGATTCGATATCTTCGATCTGTAGATGAGGAAGGACTCCTGGAAAATCCCATTGAGGAGAAGGATTTGACAAG ACATTCTGGGGCATTTCTACCGATTGAAGAATATTCACACTTCGCCCAACCTTCCGATGAAGATGTTCCGGAAACCGACATTACGGTTGAACATGCCATCAGCAAGCGGAGTCCAGA GCgagttgttatcaattatcgACCACCACCTGCGAATGGACCACGATACGCCCGCTCAGCGAATGCAGAGGAAGCTGAAGAATTTATGGTGGCGTacgaagacgaagaataa